The Streptomyces collinus DNA segment ACGAGGAGTTCCGCAAGGCCAAGGACCTGGTCCTGAGCGGGTCCGGCCCGTCGGCATCCTCGCCGCACGCCACCTCCACCTCCGGTCGCTGACGGCGCCGGACGCACCCGAAACGAGGCAGCAGATGACCGCCACACACCCTACGCACGGACACAGGACGGCGAAGCACGGCCTGGCCACCGGCATGATGGTCTTCGCGGCCGTCATGCTCATGATCGCCGGGATCCTCGCCGTGATGCGCGGCATCGCGGCCATCGCCGAGGACGAGGTCTTCGTCTCGACCCCCAACTACGTCTTCGCGTTCGACCTCACCGGCTGGGGCTGGATCCACCTCATCCTGGGCGTGGTCGCCGTTCTCGTCAGCATGGGCCTGTTCCAGGGGTCGGGCTGGGCACGGGTCGCCGGCGTG contains these protein-coding regions:
- a CDS encoding DUF7144 family membrane protein; translation: MTATHPTHGHRTAKHGLATGMMVFAAVMLMIAGILAVMRGIAAIAEDEVFVSTPNYVFAFDLTGWGWIHLILGVVAVLVSMGLFQGSGWARVAGVGIAGLVIIANFLSLPAYPVWSVVMIAMSAFIIWALCTPRRGDA